ttgattttgtttGCAAAGCTTAGAATTCATGTGaatgatgaataaaatttatgacgaTACGACGATagaatctattaatttattttatcattttatctgAGATTTATATGCGATATCTATgtctattaatattgtattcgTATTATGCTCttgtcatacatatataagatattttaaatattatttatcgacaTTAGAACTTTTATTGCATtctgtcaaaattatatttctcatatatgGAAACAGCAagtagatattttttcttgtattccAATATCAATATcagtttttaatcaattttgaatcaatttttttttcatgtcgtaaataaaatatattttattttattggaatACTCAGAGATTGTTACGATatgttgtttaaaaatttgcttaTTACCTGTCGTAAAACATCACTGGCGTAATCACAATTCAAGTCTAGCACGTACAAATTTCGGTGttctaaattattgtaaattcttGAGTTAAATTTTTCGTAGGAATTACGAATGTAATGTGCCAAATGATTCCTCGATAGTATTCGCGATAATTTAATCGTGTCATCTATGAAAGAcgtattagaattaattagagtatatacaatatttttatgcattttttgcaGTAATAAATATAGTGAGAAAGTATTACATATACAGAGTAAATCGTATAACTtgattatctaaaatattttcgtcaCTTTTGATGACAGGGGAAATAAggagaaaattattctatctAGAAATgctataattaatgaaattttttttttttactttgaagatctccattttttaatgaaacattttcATTAGCAGCAAGTtgtaactattaaaaaaaaacacacaaatTTAATGATGACTGAATAATAATAgctgtaattaatttgttgaaaatttccAACTTTTTTTCGCACTAGGTAATTGACATATAAATCATGAATACGAAAAAAAACTTGCCATAGTCGATgcataattgtagagatagcCTCGAAGGTGCGAATAGAACAGGCGTTGCGTTAACGATAAATCTTACGATAACTTCATCGACGCGAGGTGACGCGGTTACATCACGGCCGAGTGAAAACACGAGAGAAAACAGGACAGCGAGGATCATTCCGACCACTTTTGTCTCCTGTAAGCAACTACAGAGATTCTTGAGATATTCGATaataatcgaatatatattttcgtaccATATTTTTCGTACTATAATCTTTCGgtattcataataatttcatataattcatGTAGCAATATAGCAAATCTGCTAGAAATGAGGAGCATCGACGAGTATTATTacgactttttaaatatttaacaatgttCGATAGATGCTCGTTTGGCATAATATAATTGGATATAATCTATCAGCAGATTATCAATCTTCCTGGATACTTCTTAATAAGACACGATTTATAACCAGCTTTCCTCGTTCTCACGAATGCTTTTTTGTTCTTCTGAATGAAGTATTCAAGACGATAGTGATAGTGTAAGGAATTTTCCAAGAATCGCAGCGActtacatttcttttattaggGTAATGATGGCCATATAATGCGCTTTTTTTCgtcattaatcaatatttacaataccgattatctttaataatgactaaaaaagcgcactctCTAgtgattattagaaaatatacagCCTGCGGCAATCTTTTCCATATGGCTCTTCTACCCTAGTTTTCCCTATGTCTAAATTGCAGTTATAACTTTCAAGAAATTATCTTAAGTCTCTTAGCGcatgagaaaaatttacattcttACGCTCATGTTTAGTACAGTTGCTGAGTGTGCTGAACGTGATCCCAGTATCAGACAAATTGAATtcgcaattaaataaaaaaatttttgatatagaTAATATCATTCTCACATGTTTGTTTGTTACTCTTGCTATTAATGTGACTTGACGCGATTCTCATATCAGGTAAttatcactcaaaaaaatgatcttgcaacttcaacaaaaattttctaggtaaaaaattaactaaaacagataaattattagctaatactgtgatactgcatatattttgcacttaatcaatttaaatgacagagacagaatttatatctgtactattagtgcaatttagacagaaaatttttctgcgataCCTATCTTTAAAGCCTAtcgtcaaggacaattatatttgtgattaatatttggtaataggatttaaattttttaaaggcattgctagaatattgctgctataaattctatacgtaataaacaatatccaacagatacaaaaagtagcaataacttttaattgagacatctagaaatctatctacattagcaaaatattgttatgagtaatattcataaaatatagcattatttaacattaaatgcaATATTGGCTTAGGAAtacagaataaaaagaaatgatttaCTATTAGCGAAATAACGCGTATATTATCTCTCCATCAAATTCTTatgatattttcttctatatcaTCGTTATTTTCTGAATTACGTGAAATCATGAATAAATTAGCGAtatcatgaattttttataaacagcacaagaattttttttatctttttttttgttttttttttttttatttctcaagcCCTtagatatcttattatataaatatcataattttgcatttgatAACACTCGACacgcttatataatatttcagtaaaaatatctttgtttatgattagaaatattacaaattttattcgttaatCGCACATATTACTGTGTGATAGAATCGTGAACTTTTATAAACttgaattttagatttaatttccGAAAGAAAGGCAaacattatcaattaaatattttttttgaaaattaaatgtattatagtataaagaaatttaattaataacgtaaaaatatatgatattataaaaactttaacaaATTCTATCTGGTTATacatacgtaatattataatttatttttatttaattatagtctttaaaatcgaaatattttttttaagaattttgtttatttgatATTCTAAATCGGCAGGTAATAAGGcgtcttaataaaattgtaatatgagACGGAAAATATCATCATACTCCCTTTAGTCGTTCGTACATATGTGCTTTAATGtactatcataaaattataaaaatgcgaTAAACTTGACTCATATAACTGTAAACAACTTCCGTGTCGGTTTCATCTGTATTCAGCATGTTATACTTGTCGACTGacataaagatttttatgatattaattataatgtaatttatatcaacAAATGTAATGCGAAATGTCAACCAAATTGACACATAGCTTTTTTGTcgaatattttagagaaaataaaattttcttcaattataaaataaaatattgtatatatacatatatggattTTTGACTTAAAGAGAagaatttctttaaagaagAGGATtagtttgattaattttattgatgcTGCAATGATCAGTACGAAGCAAACTTactcttcttttcttattcCTGCTAACTATTATGAGATATCGTAATCAGTAAATATTAACGCATTtcagcatatttttttatgataaaattaattatattattctacattatattttataaagctgTAAGATCAAAATgtctttcaaatatattatatgcataggCGCCGACTTCAGGGAGGCAGAGTACTTTTtgctccccccctcccccaataattttgcattttcttttttgtttttgtccTCCTAAGTACTATaaagacttaaaaaaaaagattatttaaaatgttggACTCTCTTGTTCCCCccaatattttttccaagtCGGCGCctctaattatattgtatgtatacagAATCATTTGTAACAAGTAATATGATATCGGGGAAGAAGCAGATATCGTTAatcattaacaaataataataaataataataataataataataaaataataattaataataattaataataattaataattaataattttattaattttgttacattatttttatcatattgtgATTATATGttccataaatataataggtatgtgtaatgtaatatgaatgtaatatgtatgtttGTTAATATTGACgaaattatgagaaaataaaatgatgagaaaataattttaattattctactttacaattttatttgtcatatttttttaaagaactcCATGTTATCAGTTgagaatttttgtacaaactTCTTACTCATGCAAACGATACATAATTTCACCAACAGATGGCAGTTCCAGTCGTCAGCTGATAGCTGATGGCAGATGGTAGTTCGAGTGACAGatcaataacaaattttccTTTCTGTTATTTATTGATTCTAACACTTATTAATTGAAGCTTTGTTTACTTATGGTAATTTGAATATTGAACAACATACAATTGTATCATATAAAGCTACATTGAGAGATGGAGCcgcaagatatttattataacaaagcTGAATATGTTGAAACGGTAATAGCTAGCTACAAATGACTAGTACACTAGATCAGCAAAATacacttatcgaaaatatttaatattaaaaaatcgaaattataattattgttcaaACTAACATTGATAAAACCCaatcaatataattgtttCGCAATACTTTGTCACGTTTGTAAATGTCGAGAACGTGATACATAACCTCATTCTTTCGACATTTCAGGCTTCAGGAAATAAGGTGAGCAGACTGACAGTACTTTGTGGCTCCCAAAACATTGTATTGCATGGAAAAGTGATAGTACAATCCGACGCTATCATTAGAGGTGATCTGGCCAATGTCAGGACTGGTCGCTATTGCATAATTAGCAAGAATGCAGTCATCCGACCACCTTTCAAGAAATTCAGCAGAGGGTGAGTCAAATCATCGGTCATATTTACATACGTTGCAGCTTCAATTTgcttattgaaaatattttgaagcaTATCACAGTGGCAGCAACATGTACATCCAGTAAACTAAAGATTTACAATGTAGCAAGCGAGCACAATTCTATAATTGCATCAAGTTCCaagtattatcaaaatattttgttataaagaaataaactcCTTGATTAGGGTTGCCTTTTTCCCTCTAACAATGGGAAATCATGTGTTTGTGGGAGAACGGGCCATCGTAAATGCAGCACTAGTCGGTTCTTACGTTTACATAGGGAAGAACGCTGTAATCGTACGTACACTAATCGTTCAGTACGTGTGAGTATAAGCATAATTCTTTCAATCTACCGTACTTGTCTCGCTGTAGGGCAGGCGATCAGTCCTAAAAGACTGTTGCTACATCGAGGACGGTGCGGTTGTGCCACCTGAGACTATCGTGCCGTCTTTCACTCGTTACGCTGGCAGTCCGGCTACATGTGTCGAAGAGCTGCCCGAATGCACACTGGATCTCATGATAGACTTTACGAAGAACTATTACGAGCACTTTTTACCAGCGCGGGTTTAACGTTTGTCCAGCGATACACGTACGGTAGCATGTAGTTAAAAGGTTTGTTTTTTTCGTCGTCAATCGTGTATTATATTGAGAGATTCGTTATTTATAGTGAAATGCGATCAGTTAttagagggagaaagagagaaaaaatttagctTTAATACTGTATTAAAAAGTCAAAGCTATAAGAAAGAACAAGTGAAAAGACTGGATCTAAGATCGAccgcataaatttttataaatttggtatatttttttactttggttaaataaaaaatgttctattcgatatttttataatataatttaaagtagagcatcttgaatatttatatatgtatcataatCTGGAAATCGCAATCGGCCGATCTTAACTGTAAGTTGTCTATTTATCTACGATCTTTTGCATTTATTccaaaattaaatgcatatagTGTCATTAACGAAAGAATCTACTgatcacatatttattttactgttacatagatgttaaaataatctttttcgtAATCAGAATTgcgtatatactttataaagtaaaaattattctatactGCATTTTTTAGTGCGTATTAAAAGCATTTAACGAGAAATAAAACTTCTAATAAGGTTTCTTATAAAATCACATtcaatttaatgtataatagcaaaaaatttaacaaatatttgattctatagtttttttatgaatatacatttttttataaatatattggcattctatattttttgcattcgaCATCTCTGTGTACAATTACATAGTGTAGGTATATTGCACAACACCGATACTTCTGAGACAAGAAATGTAGTGGTACCATCGATATTGATCTCGCATTGCTCCAGCATTCCGATCATTCCAAAAGCCACTCTCTGTGCGATATCTCCTATCAGTAATTTCAAAACTTATCCTGTAATGCGTAAAACACAACTATGGAATTTCCAATCGATGATATATCTTAAAGCATCTCGTACatagtgtatataatatattttaaaattcatgacTTGTCATCATATTTCGTTTTCGCAAAGATAAATATCAGAAAACTGttctctaatttttaaaaaatttaaaattattaatattttttgaaaaattatttttgtatttgtgtaaaagataaatttttaatttagggTACGCTAAAAAAAAGCTATTTAatacaagtttatttttttattaaatattttcagtgtaatttaattatatgaatgtaTTGACAAGTACAGAAAACTGAGAAATTATGTTACGATGTTTATGAGTTTGGTAATGAATATCAGATGatgatagatttttaaacaGTCGATTAGACACGAGATGACATGATAACTATGCAGTTTTTATGGATTATTGACGAACACATCAtgacttatttaattatgtaagcggctttatttatattacttggCTATcttattatcgttattttgactgaaaatattttattcatattttatacatgtgtaaTGCAATTGCTTAATCATTTCACTACAGCCTGGTTAATTAATCTTGAAAttgaattacattttaattttatgtgtttCTGAATCTTGCATTCATGATTTAAGAGTTTGCGAGAATATTTGGCAAATCTCGCATTTGACAGTTTAACATACACGAGACACATAATATTTTGGCATGTTGCGATAATATCGAGATCGAATTCATGTTGCATTTATCCGATTCACTAAATGAAGCATCCATGGATATTCAGTTTTTATGACAGGATAGATCTATAGATTTATCTTTGAAATCAATTAGATTGATATGTCGAAATCAGCTGAAATTGcagtaaatattgaaaaacatatatttacgttcaaaaacatttcaataaaatatctttgacattttatttgaaatattttattacaaaaatgccTTGCATAGcagatgaataataaaatatgataacatttataaagtaccagataattataaagtacGAGAACAGATTTAAGAGCTGTCTGTTGAAAATTTTGTCTACCTGAAGCCACGTCGAAAGTTTTCGTTCATAGATCATTCTCGACCATCCAATTTCCGCGATTTTCTCACACCTCGTTATAAACTCAGTCAATAAACGGACATTAGCTGAAGAAAATCATCATAGAACTTTCGAGCGAGGGCCACATCGTTCTATCAGGATAGACTAGATAGATAGCTAACTCCTTGAAGATTTCCAATATTGagtcattatatattagttaattTGATGTTATCATTCTtatcaatttatgtatttcgATCTTGGAAGAGCCGccattttgtttataaacatatttttcgaattcGCCTGCCAGGTATTATTAACTATGATTAATTAGGAATTtaacgtataaataataaaactatttatgactgtaattaatcagaaaatTAGTGACTTTTATTgatagcaatatatattttgctctTATTGGggtcaaaaattaattgagtagcttatttttatattattatgttattattattattattggccatgtatatacaaacaataacatagaattaaaaaattttaaattaaaaaatacgaaatttaaaaattctgttttatttgattccgtaaaggaaaattaattacatcttGTTGTAGAATATAGttgaataacaaataaataaagtttatatgaatttagtttcatgcaaaaattttaatatttaaaatgaatgaCAAACTCGTGGAAATATGATTTATGTACATTAGctttattgtttcttttaatgattttatccagaaattttttttccaaattagatataattatttgtatatttacatcTGTAAAAACGCTTATTTCCCGTTGTAAAACATCAGAATAATGTAATCGCAATCTAAGTTTAATACATACAGTTTCGATGtcctaaattattataaatccttGAGTCGATTAGTCGAtagtatttttgataattcaaTCATATTATTTGCGAAGAAGATACggaattatgattaatattttctcttaaatatttttataaataaacgttttattttttataattaataccaTGAAACTTTCACTACATTACACAGACtataactaattgtaagttataaaattttgcttatatgataaatagaaCTCAAAATTACTAACGTGTGTGGTCTAAACTTAAAttgattgaatttatttttatttctattagctgtctataatataataattaaagaaaattttgcatttattctcgtaaataaaaattaattttttcaatgcagaataattgaatttcaatACATATAATCTGTTCTGAcaataagaaaagaagaagTTGAATGTGAGTTTAAATGTGTAGACTCATAAACtttgtgataattatttaaaaaaatttatatgctatataataaactcaCTGTACACTATATAAtagactttatttttaaactttgtttTCTCATATAAAGAAAAGCATAAGCTTCCAAATAagcaagataaattttttcgagaaatatttatcacaaaGATGACTGTTGAgctttcttttgaaaaattacataccAAATTTTAGTCTTTCAAGAATGTCTCCTTGAcgtatattgatatttattttatttgtatcttaaagagaggaaaaaaaaagaagaaagaattcgaaagaaataaatatattagtataagattataaaaatttcgaaaaatcccgaaatttaaaaatggagataatatttatttgaaaagtgTCTGTTGACGTAATTGTTACAGTTATATACACATTCTAACTTTGATTGActcttttctttctgttaCGACTTATAATATcggaaattttttcttaaatttatttattaacttatttcTGCAATTAATCTCATGGATGATTTTGATCGATCATTGCCAAAAATTTCAAGCTGTCGTTTCTTTGCGATtggcaattaatatataaaatacaaaaacaaaaattttgccGTAGTCGATGCACAATTGTAAAGACACCCTTCTAGGTGAGAATGGGTATCGCGTTGACGATAAATCTTACGATAACGTTTTTGATACGAAATGATGCGATTGCATTATAATCATGTGACAAGACGAAGATGCAAAGGATATAACGGTAATCATCGCGATCGCTTTTATTTCTGCTGAATGATTGCAAAGATTTTCTTTAGGATTGTCAATATGGTATCGATTATATTAGTGTACATACATTCtcattatgcaatattattgcataatttctcgatatacatagaaataattccgtaaataatattgcaaatttgcaTAGAAATGGGGAACAATCAACGGTAACGAGCGCTATTACGATTTATGAAGTATTCAGAGATCACACGACGATCGTTAAATATGATGTAATA
Above is a genomic segment from Anoplolepis gracilipes chromosome 3, ASM4749672v1, whole genome shotgun sequence containing:
- the LOC140663873 gene encoding dynactin subunit 5-like, whose translation is MEPQDIYYNKAEYVETASGNKVSRLTVLCGSQNIVLHGKVIVQSDAIIRGDLANVRTGRYCIISKNAVIRPPFKKFSRGVAFFPLTMGNHVFVGERAIVNAALVGSYVYIGKNAVIGRRSVLKDCCYIEDGAVVPPETIVPSFTRYAGSPATCVEELPECTLDLMIDFTKNYYEHFLPARV